Genomic DNA from Polyodon spathula isolate WHYD16114869_AA chromosome 8, ASM1765450v1, whole genome shotgun sequence:
CATGGCAACAACTAAGAAAGGTCAAAGGCCCTAGGAATTGAACCTGCCAATCTAAGTCCCAGGATTTTATATGTAAAGCAAGaatttatgttttgatttttttttttttttttgtatagaatcCTATTGCAGTGATGAGCACAGAGGGAGTGAGGAAAAGGAAGGAAACACAAACCTGTCTAGCACTCATAATTGTTCATGTGTGCAAGTAACAGCAGGGCTTAGTTTCTCATTTGCTAAACCTGTTTTTACTTTAGAAAACAGACTTGGATCTTGCCTGTTTTGAGTTGTTAAATTCTGTTTTGCTTTAAAGCAGTCCACAAATGAGAGCCAGTCAGAATAATTTAGTTTAACATCTCCTGCCCTTTGTGTTGTATATGGCATGTGTTTCCAACAGTAAGAAAGCAGCAGAGATTTATTGGTTCtacaaagaaaatgttcaaatGAAATTCTACCTGAGTTCTGATTGTTTGGGCCCTTTTGAATCCTGAAGATTGCAGACAGTACAAGAAGAGCAGGGATAGGGGCTCTGCTAATTGTACCACATTTGGCTTTCAGCTGACTGTGTTTCTGTATCTTCATCTCCTTTAGCATCAGAAGCGTGCTGTACctgaactgaaaaaaactgtGCCTGCAAGTATCTCAGGTAAGTTATGAAAATGACGAGGGTGGAGAATGCTCTTAAAGGCCTTGGAAATTGACCATGCATAAAGAGCAAGGTCAGAAAACGTGCAGCGTTATTATTGGTTTCCAAAACTAAATCAGGCTGTTGAAAAACATGCACTTCAAGTTCGAGAGCTAGGAGTACCAAATTCACTTAAAAGAAACATTACGAATGGGTCTTGACAGCTCTGAAAGCAGACCGATCTTCAGGTATCAATGTTCAGCCACTGGTTGGTCGGATGAAGATACGTCTTCAGAATTGCCTGCCCAAATATTCAATGAAACTTTGCATAATGTAGCTCGTTGTGACTTTTCCACTGAAATGGACACCTGATTTTAACTAGGTTTATACTCTTCTGATTAACTTTCCATGGGCATTAGCAAGATTCTGTGTGCTGTTGGTGTATGTTTTTCATGTCCCTGACACCTGTAATTTGGTGGTCATATATTGGTCAGGTGCTTACATGCATGAATTTaacaatatacaaattaaaaaaaaaaaaaaacttgttagtATTGAAAAAGGTATTGTTGGTATTTCTGTCTGTTGTCCTTTTTTGGTGCTAAATGTGTGTTTGTCCAATCAGAGAGAAAAATGAAGCCTCTCCTTCCTCGCACAGACTCCTACTTGGTTCCCATTCAGCTGCCTCTTACCACTCCACTCATCCTGCCCTCAGCCACACAGCTCCCAATACTGGCCACTGAGAGGAAATGCACTGCCAGCAATCTGGGTTGGACCAACAAGAGGGTCCGCATCGCTCCCAAGGTAAATATGCCAGGCAGTTCATCCATTGCTTTCAAATGTTACTCACCGTCAGTCTacagcaaacacactacagtactgTAGCCGTGTTTCTGCAACTAAGCTGTTTCtatattatttaacaaaaacagctgtggccaaaagtgttgcatcacctagaaaactataggaacataattttatttcgcaccatgtaatcaaataaactactaaatgatattgctaaagtctaccggaagccataatagtacagtatttcatgttagatttttcgaaatgtctcatttttcgatttgtcaggttttttttgtattaagaaaactgcaaagcggtatgcaattcaataagttaatgtaacattattcagcaggtttcattcgactttctgaAGCATAAGTCTTGATGCAAggcttttgtccatagctgtacgtTACTTTTAAATGTGGGGCCTCTCGCATTGTGGGATTCGTTTGGCCCACTGTATGCCCACCAACGGTGTATCTAGGAATCtttatattctttttatttaatgccTTGTAGTTCACCACGTGTTTCTTAAATGATGAATacatgtgattttataattacaAACACTACCTATTTAATGCAATTTTTGTCTTTATAACAAAAATCCATCCTCAGTTGTTCTTATCACGCATCATATCATTACGTTAATCATTACATCTAATtagtcaattcttgttaatacaaatttcaagtgaccagcaaaaaaattaatcttatcagtttttattgaagttacagtaacactaaaatcccatttcaattacagaacaatgaaaagtattgtacatttaaaagtactcTGCATTTTACTGAACTGTTAAGGAGTATATAtaaccacaaaagcaaggtgtCCTCAACATTAGGGTATTGAGAAAATCAAAAACACTGATGACTTGTTCCAGTTTGCTGCTCATAAGCCTGTACTATTGTAGcccatttttttttagaatgcttgACAAAGTGTTTGTGTGAATGTTGAAATCtagcaaaatatttatttttcttgtacaatGGCGCATTATCCACGGCTTGCAACCCCTCAGTTTTTGTCTGCAAAGATAATGTAGATTTTtgtgtgagcactatggcaactcctaaatgcatcataggatctgtagtcccaaaacagcactaaaatctAGAGAGGTGCTAATGTGGATAcaggttaatacatttcccaatatcctttacactcaggtGTTCAAACTAGGGTGTTTAGTTGTATTCTCATTTTTCTTCCTAGGAGGGCTCCGAAATAATTTGTACCAACAGGAAATTTGTGGTAAGTGAATTCGTATTATATGAAGTAATTTACGATAAGCGACTGTTAAATTTTGCATTAAATGTGTCAGGCTTATGaggttttattgttattgcacATAAATCCCCATTGGAGAGGGAGCATGTAACCTGTCTTTTCAGTTTTGCTGTGTGAAGGAATATATCCTTTTTTTCCATACAGGTAACAAGTAAAACTGATGATCCACCACAGCTAGAACCTAGGCCTCCAAACCGGGGATCTCCTGCCCTGGAGACCCCTTCTGTCAGGCAGCCCAGGGAGAGGAAGGAGACGAGCAGCTCCAGGAGAAAGCAGTGCCTCGTCCTCCCGTGCACAGAGGAGCCTGTCATTTTCTTCCCAGAGAGCAGCATCTTTGATTCAGGAATGGTTTCTGACCTCTCCACCTTCCAGGACACTAGAGAGCCTGAGCTAGATAGCCCTGGGAAGGGTTTCTCTTTTAAAACTCCCATCAAGGGCAGTCTACCAACCTCCTCCTCAACCCCAAGCAAGCCTGTTCTGGAAGAGCCCTCACTTCTGCCTGCACTACTGCTGCAGGACTTATGGAGAACCACTCCTTTGAAGAAAGGGGGTGCGAACATGCTTGATTTCAGCCCCATCCGCACCCCACGTGGTGTCCCTCTTGCCCCCTTGCGAGAGGACCCGGCCCCTTTTAACTTCAGCAGCACTCCATTCAAGGAGATGCCACTCTTTGATTCTCCACAGGAGCTGCTGAGCAGCCGTTCCTCCACTCTGCTCACTTTGCCCTGCTCAGGCTCTCCTATCTCCATGTCTGACAGGCCCAAGAGATGTTCACGTGAGCTTCAGATTGGGACCCCAGTGGCAAACCACTCTGTGGCTGAGGGTCTGGTCCTAGACACCATGAACGATAGCCTTAGCAAGATCCTGGTGGACATTAGCTTCACCGGCCTGGAGGATGAGGAGCTAGGTATGGACAACATCAGCTGGTCCCAGTTAATCCCAGAACTAAAGTGATTCCCACCCCATGACTTTGGAGACCCCTTCTGTCTTCTTTCCCCACTTCCCCAAAAAGGAAATTACTTTGAAACTAGTATAAGGTAGACTCACTGTGACTTACCTGTGGTATATtgcgtttttttttaatctgctgctCATTGCAAAAATAGTTCTGTGTTGCATTTTGATGCGCCTTAGTATGGAGTGTGGTGAATATTCTGAAACTGTTCTCTACTGCTCCTGTTCTAGGCACTTTGTAAGATCTATGCAAACCATAATCTTGCACCTAAAAGTACTCATCTCCtcttattactgttttatttttaacaattgcaCTGCATTTGCAGGAGACCAACTGAAAAGAAGGAAATttactgctgcattgaaaaaacaaaaacgccaCACAATTCTGCACAAATAATTCGATGCCTTTTCCTGTTTCATAATTTTCTAATGTAAATATCACTTTCTTATTTCTTAATTTGCACattctgtatatttttatttcaatacaaatcaaaataatttcaaaacaaataaaatgctatTCTCTATACTTTTTGTAAGACACTACCATGCTAAGTTTATATAGAATGACCTTTTATATGCCTGGGATGAGATTCTTTCCTCTGTAGAAAGATTGCAGGGCTACCCTTATAATTTATAGCTTAACATTGTTCAGTGcattttctctgccatgcacatccattcattatatggGTCTCAAATTTACAGCaaaaatggattttcattttcaaacatgaaATCTGGTTCTACACCAGGTTAAAGAAATTTCTTTGCAAATCATGCTTTTCGGTTTAACACTTCCTGCGTCATTTCACCTTAATTGTCCCCACCCCCTTTCACACCTTTTTCCTGTCCATAACCAATCAActgctttccctattgactgacatgctttcagccagtaacatgcttttaccCATAAGACCCTGATGGGGTGAAGTGatcaaggaagtaaagcagtaac
This window encodes:
- the LOC121319588 gene encoding forkhead box protein M1-like isoform X2; this translates as MRDSPRRPLILKRRKLSLPQKEDTSRDEPDGAQKRTSSSSGQRFPDGIRILDHPSMPNTQVVVIPKTANLQSIIGALTAKGKECGSQGPNKFILLSSGGGAGDDPGSPRHDCAVQPKRELNSTSSHSVGVSDHVEASQSVLDALPGVFVEPKPLQEIKPANKNLDCSPLDDSLTNIQWLGRMSTDSLGPCAVKTEADKENLNINIQAIHGNEDDAGPSSSKDTLSERPPYSYMAMIQFAINSKKTKRMTLKEIYTWIEDHFLYFRHIAKPGWKNSIRHNLSLHDMFIRETSPDGKISYWTIHPEANRCLTLDQVYKPVDPPAQSSLMTKQVCEQHQKRAVPELKKTVPASISDSYLVPIQLPLTTPLILPSATQLPILATERKCTASNLGWTNKRVRIAPKEGSEIICTNRKFVVTSKTDDPPQLEPRPPNRGSPALETPSVRQPRERKETSSSRRKQCLVLPCTEEPVIFFPESSIFDSGMVSDLSTFQDTREPELDSPGKGFSFKTPIKGSLPTSSSTPSKPVLEEPSLLPALLLQDLWRTTPLKKGGANMLDFSPIRTPRGVPLAPLREDPAPFNFSSTPFKEMPLFDSPQELLSSRSSTLLTLPCSGSPISMSDRPKRCSRELQIGTPVANHSVAEGLVLDTMNDSLSKILVDISFTGLEDEELGMDNISWSQLIPELK
- the LOC121319588 gene encoding forkhead box protein M1-like isoform X1; protein product: MRDSPRRPLILKRRKLSLPQKEDTSRDEPDGAQKRTSSSSGQRFPDGIRILDHPSMPNTQVVVIPKTANLQSIIGALTAKGKECGSQGPNKFILLSSGGGAGDDPGSPRHDCAVQPKRELNSTSSHSVGVSDHVEASQSVLDALPGVFVEPKPLQEIKPANKNLDCSPLDDSLTNIQWLGRMSTDSLGPCAVKTEADKENLNINIQAIHGNEDDAGPSSSKDTLSERPPYSYMAMIQFAINSKKTKRMTLKEIYTWIEDHFLYFRHIAKPGWKNSIRHNLSLHDMFIRETSPDGKISYWTIHPEANRCLTLDQVYKPVDPPAQSSLMTKQVCEQHQKRAVPELKKTVPASISERKMKPLLPRTDSYLVPIQLPLTTPLILPSATQLPILATERKCTASNLGWTNKRVRIAPKEGSEIICTNRKFVVTSKTDDPPQLEPRPPNRGSPALETPSVRQPRERKETSSSRRKQCLVLPCTEEPVIFFPESSIFDSGMVSDLSTFQDTREPELDSPGKGFSFKTPIKGSLPTSSSTPSKPVLEEPSLLPALLLQDLWRTTPLKKGGANMLDFSPIRTPRGVPLAPLREDPAPFNFSSTPFKEMPLFDSPQELLSSRSSTLLTLPCSGSPISMSDRPKRCSRELQIGTPVANHSVAEGLVLDTMNDSLSKILVDISFTGLEDEELGMDNISWSQLIPELK